The following are from one region of the Arachis duranensis cultivar V14167 chromosome 10, aradu.V14167.gnm2.J7QH, whole genome shotgun sequence genome:
- the LOC107471376 gene encoding calcium-dependent protein kinase 26 produces the protein MGNNCVGSRDSKEGLFSFSYVASTPFWWSNPTTAILEPPSCTQPVQQNAPQPITIDAHHQHYYKQEEDKQQSRQVVVRPEETPKAKLQSTKRSASAGLRADSVLPRQTGHIKEYFHLGAELGHGQYGTTFLCVEKATGIKYACKSIAKVKLLTDDDVDDVRREIQIMHHLAGSPNVVSIKGAYEDAIAVHVVMELCAGGELFDRIVERGHYTEKKAAKLVRTIVSVVEACHSLGVMHRDLKPENFLFLDVHEDSILKAIDFGMSAFFKPGDKFTDVVGSPYYIAPEVLCKHYGPEADVWSAGVMLYILLCGFPPFWGESEQEIFHEVLNGDLDFSSDPWSSISESAKDLVRGMLVRDPRKRITAHEVLCHPWIQENGVAPDKPLDSTVLSRLKQFSAMNKLKKMALRIIAENLSEEEISGLKEIFKMIDTDNSGQITFEEFKVGLRTFGANLSESEIYDLMQAADVDNSGTIEYGEFIAATMHLNKVKREEHLVTAFSYFDKDGSGYITQDELQQACEEFGMEDVSLDEIIREADQNNDGRIDYNEFVAMMQRGDTDLGKTGVKGSTSFRIGFREALSVC, from the exons ATGGGAAACAATTGTGTTGGATCCAGAGACTCCAAGGAAGGACTATTCTCCTTCTCCTATGTTGCTTCCACCCCATTCTGGTGGTCTAATCCAACAACCGCAATCCTAGAACCTCCTTCATGCACACAACCTGTTCAACAAAATGCTCCACAGCCCATCACGATTGATGCTCATCATCAACACTATTACAAACAAGAGGAGGATAAGCAGCAATCTAGGCAAGTAGTAGTTAGACCAGAAGAGACACCAAAAGCAAAACTTCAAAGTACTAAGAGGTCTGCAAGTGCAGGGCTTCGAGCAGACTCGGTTCTGCCGAGACAAACCGGCCACATTAAAGAGTACTTTCATTTGGGAGCTGAGCTTGGGCATGGACAATATGGAACAACTTTTCTTTGTGTAGAGAAGGCTACTGGAATCAAGTATGCATGCAAGTCCATTGCAAAAGTGAAGTTGCTTACAGATGATGATGTGGATGATGTGAGGAGGGAGATTCAGATAATGCATCACTTGGCGGGAAGCCCCAATGTGGTCTCCATCAAAGGGGCTTACGAGGATGCCATTGCGGTTCATGTTGTCATGGAGTTGTGTGCAGGGGGTGAGCTCTTTGATAGGATTGTGGAAAGGGGCCATTACACGGAAAAGAAGGCGGCAAAGCTTGTCAGGACTATTGTCAGTGTTGTGGAGGCTTGCCACTCCCTTGGAGTTATGCATCGTGATCTTAAGCCAGAGAATTTCCTTTTTCTTGATGTCCATGAAGATTCCATCCTCAAGGCAATAGATTTTGGAATGTCTGCTTTTTTCAAACCAG GAGACAAATTCACCGATGTGGTAGGAAGTCCTTACTATATTGCACCCGAAGTTCTGTGCAAGCATTATGGCCCAGAAGCAGATGTTTGGAGTGCTGGTGTGATGCTATACATTCTCTTATGTGGATTCCCTCCATTTTGGGGCG AATCAGAGCAAGAGATATTTCACGAGGTTTTGAATGGTGATCTTGATTTCTCTTCTGATCCTTGGTCGAGTATCTCTGAAAGTGCGAAAGACTTGGTGAGGGGCATGCTTGTTAGAGATCCAAGAAAACGGATTACAGCTCATGAAGTTCTTT GTCACCCTTGGATTCAAGAAAATGGAGTTGCTCCAGACAAGCCTTTAGATTCTACGGTTTTGAGTCGCCTGAAGCAGTTTTCTGCAATGaacaagctcaagaaaatggcTCTCAGA ATTATTGCAGAGAATCTCTCTGAAGAAGAAATTTCAGGATTGAAAGAAATATTCAAGATGATAGACACGGACAACAGTGGTCAAATAACTTTTGAAGAATTCAAGGTTGGGCTGAGAACGTTTGGTGCTAATCTCAGCGAATCAGAAATTTACGATCTAATGCAAGCT GCAGATGTTGATAACAGTGGCACAATTGAGTATGGGGAATTCATAGCTGCAACAATGCATTTAAACAAAGTCAAAAGAGAAGAACATTTGGTCACAGCTTTCTCATACTTTGATAAAGATGGAAGTGGCTACATCACTCAAGATGAGCTTCAACAAGCTTGTGAAGAATTTGGCATGGAGGATGTCAGCTTGGATGAAATCATCCGAGAAGCTGATCAGAATAAC GATGGCAGAATAGACTACAATGAATTTGTTGCAATGATGCAGAGAGGAGATACAGATTTAGGAAAGACTGGTGTAAAAGGTAGCACTAGTTTTAGAATTGGATTTAGGGAAGCACTTTCAGTatgttga